A portion of the Faecalibacterium sp. I3-3-89 genome contains these proteins:
- a CDS encoding C40 family peptidase, with amino-acid sequence MKYALFSVPVGTIYDLPQTIKEGEAGFVSTIGDEGLYGQACQVRTAPGGVTAAGVLLPPDVAEVVSFYGYRGYVDRRELQFVREEELWEYLGADLVLVGRATDVLSLPKVQGVRMLELERGGVLRRQHETAEEAEAHKGWAKVLLTDGRTGYVRDVALEPVRYEMTAVFSQREGLAFNDALAEALTTTAERLVPDAVARWYGGSEDAFRAAVCAQAKKYRGTEYRWGGKSGRGIDCSGLVSSAYMQCGVLIYRDAKIVEGWPMHEVAFEDKKPGDALFFPGHVALYLGEGRYIHSTGAAVSGGVVINSLEPEDPLYRDDLVKSLYAVGSVF; translated from the coding sequence ATGAAATACGCATTGTTTTCGGTGCCGGTGGGCACCATTTACGACCTGCCCCAGACCATCAAAGAGGGCGAGGCAGGGTTTGTCTCCACCATCGGGGACGAGGGTCTGTACGGGCAGGCCTGTCAGGTGCGGACTGCGCCCGGCGGCGTGACCGCCGCCGGCGTCCTGCTGCCGCCGGATGTGGCCGAGGTGGTCAGCTTTTACGGCTATCGCGGCTATGTGGACCGGCGGGAGCTGCAGTTCGTCCGAGAGGAGGAGCTGTGGGAGTATCTGGGGGCAGACCTCGTTCTCGTGGGCCGGGCCACGGACGTCCTCAGCCTGCCGAAGGTGCAGGGGGTGCGGATGCTGGAGCTGGAGCGGGGCGGCGTCCTCCGCCGCCAGCACGAGACCGCTGAAGAGGCCGAGGCCCACAAGGGCTGGGCAAAGGTCCTGCTGACCGATGGCCGGACGGGCTACGTCCGGGATGTGGCACTGGAGCCGGTGCGGTACGAGATGACGGCGGTGTTCTCCCAGAGAGAGGGGTTGGCCTTCAACGACGCACTGGCTGAGGCGCTGACCACGACGGCCGAGCGGCTGGTGCCCGACGCCGTGGCCCGCTGGTACGGCGGCAGCGAGGATGCCTTCCGGGCTGCAGTCTGTGCACAGGCGAAGAAGTATAGGGGCACCGAGTACCGCTGGGGCGGAAAGTCGGGCCGGGGCATTGATTGCTCAGGACTCGTCAGCAGTGCCTATATGCAGTGCGGCGTCCTCATCTACCGGGACGCCAAGATCGTCGAGGGTTGGCCGATGCATGAGGTGGCGTTCGAAGACAAGAAGCCCGGCGACGCCCTCTTCTTCCCGGGCCATGTGGCCCTCTATCTTGGGGAAGGGAGATACATCCACTCCACCGGAGCCGCAGTCAGCGGCGGGGTGGTCATCAACAGCCTTGAGCCGGAGGACCCGCTGTATCGAGACGATCTGGTCAAGAGCTTATATGCGGTGGGGAGCGTTTTCTGA